The Vibrio echinoideorum DNA window CAACATTGGCAAAGCGCGCTGTTGAGATAGCCATCTGTTCGCTTTTACGCATTAGGAACATCTCCATAATACGCTTTGATGCGCCCATCATATTGACTGGGTTCGCTGCTTTGTCTGTTGATACACAGAAATACTTCTTAGCGCCAGCATCAATAGATTGTTGAATGGTTTTATCTGTATTAAATACGTTTACATCGATCATTCGCATCAATGTATAAGGATCTTTCTCGCTTCTAACATGTTTTAGTGCTGATAGGTTCAACACATAATCAAACTTGCCATCAGCTTTGATAAACGCGTCATACTCTAGAGAACCAATATCTAACGCAAATGTTTGAAAATCACCATCGATGTACCCAAATGAGCTACGAATATCACGAACCAGTTCAACCATGTTGTTTTCGCTAATATCAACAACGTGTAATTTTTTAGGATTTCGTTTAAAGATTTCTTTGGTCACAGCTTGGCCAATTGAGCCTGCACCGCCAAGCACAAGGAAGCGAGATTCCGAGACGATGCGCGATAACTCAGATTCATTACTAGAAATATCTTGAGGGAAAAGGGATTCGGTACGACCGATAAGGGGGAGAATGGCATTCATATTAATATCTATACTCTAATAATTTATTATCTAAGTCATGCGCACAGGCAAAAGCGCAACTAATCATCTACATTGACCTTGTCGTTAGTCATCTGACTAAACTCGGTACTGGTCCAAAAAATGTCGTTTTTCAAACACTCTTTTTCAAAAGATCTTTTTAATCTTGACCAGTTACTTTGCTTCCAAGTATCGCCTTGTTGTTGATAGCACTTATCAAAATCTATAATCCATACCTTGTCAGCACCGTCAATCAGAATATTATGGATATTCAAGTCAGTATGATTTACTTGTGCAACATGCATTTTACGAATCTCGTTACCGATTTTCTGATACATAGTTTTAGTTAATGGTTTCTCTTTAAGGATAGCAACAAGATCTCGAGCATCTGCCACTTTTTCACTTAACAAATCCGCTCTATAAGTGAATCCGCTTTTTACAACACGTGCAGCAATTGGCCGTGGTACGTGGACATTAGACTCTCGAAGGTAATTAAGAAGCGTCAACTCTTGGAAACTTCTAGTGTTTTCTTCCCCATTAAACCAATAACTATCTTCAATTAGTTTACTAAACAATCCACCGCGTCGGTAGTGGCGTAATGCGGCTTGTGACGAATCTAATTGAACAAACCAAGTTGTTCCTCGCCCTAATGCACTGCCAACAATACAACTTTTCTCTCGCCAATAGTCAGCATCAAACGCAAACTGCACTTGCTTTTCATCAATCACTGTTTGATCAAACCAAATTATCTGATTGTCGAGTCTAAGTGTTTGCATACAAGGATACCTGT harbors:
- a CDS encoding 3-deoxy-D-manno-octulosonic acid kinase: MQTLRLDNQIIWFDQTVIDEKQVQFAFDADYWREKSCIVGSALGRGTTWFVQLDSSQAALRHYRRGGLFSKLIEDSYWFNGEENTRSFQELTLLNYLRESNVHVPRPIAARVVKSGFTYRADLLSEKVADARDLVAILKEKPLTKTMYQKIGNEIRKMHVAQVNHTDLNIHNILIDGADKVWIIDFDKCYQQQGDTWKQSNWSRLKRSFEKECLKNDIFWTSTEFSQMTNDKVNVDD
- a CDS encoding UDP-N-acetylglucosamine 4,6-dehydratase; this translates as MNAILPLIGRTESLFPQDISSNESELSRIVSESRFLVLGGAGSIGQAVTKEIFKRNPKKLHVVDISENNMVELVRDIRSSFGYIDGDFQTFALDIGSLEYDAFIKADGKFDYVLNLSALKHVRSEKDPYTLMRMIDVNVFNTDKTIQQSIDAGAKKYFCVSTDKAANPVNMMGASKRIMEMFLMRKSEQMAISTARFANVAFSDGSLLHGFNQRIQKRQPIVAPNDIKRYFVTPQESGELCLMSCIFGENRDIFFPKLSEALHLISFADIAVKYLEQLGYEPHLCETEEEARQLAHTLPEQGKWPCLFTASDTTGEKDFEEFFTDKEELNMSRFANLGIIKNEPLYEQELLSLFENSISEMKDKRAWTKEQIVKLFFTVIPDFGHKETGKYLDSKM